The Desulfuromonas sp. genome has a window encoding:
- the rpmH gene encoding 50S ribosomal protein L34 → MKRTYQPSRIKRKRTHGFRKRMQSKTGQAVIRRRRSRGRKNLVVTIPTK, encoded by the coding sequence ATGAAAAGAACTTATCAGCCCAGTAGAATCAAAAGGAAAAGGACTCACGGTTTTCGGAAGCGGATGCAGAGCAAAACCGGGCAGGCCGTCATCAGACGGCGCCGGTCCAGGGGGCGCAAAAACCTGGTCGTCACCATTCCCACCAAGTAA
- the rnpA gene encoding ribonuclease P protein component produces the protein MLSRVGQTFSSRLRLLRRREFLRVWSKGKKHHTRHFIIVMQERESGPTRLGVTVSKKVGGAVVRNRVKRLLREYFRIHYDHLPPSLDLSIIAKRGASRVEYKAVCEELRVLIDRTATKTPCSKDLS, from the coding sequence GTGTTGTCGAGGGTGGGGCAGACCTTTTCTTCCCGACTTCGATTGCTTCGTCGGCGCGAGTTCCTTCGGGTTTGGAGCAAAGGGAAAAAGCATCATACCCGTCATTTCATCATCGTGATGCAGGAGAGGGAAAGCGGTCCCACCAGGCTTGGCGTGACGGTCAGCAAAAAAGTTGGTGGGGCCGTAGTGCGTAATAGGGTCAAGAGGCTTCTCCGGGAATATTTCCGGATTCACTACGATCACCTTCCGCCGTCCTTGGACCTCTCCATCATCGCCAAAAGGGGCGCCTCTAGGGTTGAATATAAAGCGGTGTGCGAAGAGCTGAGGGTCCTTATAGACCGAACGGCAACCAAGACGCCATGCTCAAAAGATTTATCCTAG
- a CDS encoding DNA replication/repair protein RecF, with translation MLLSRVAWRDFRNIGQATIEPDPGLNVLWGDNAQGKTNLLEGIHLLGNLKSFRQGPNEAIVRHGSERATVGAELSFRGVQRSIDLTIDGRGKTTRVDRKTVRTAKDFLGVLKTVLFSPEEVNLVKGYPGGRRSLVDRAVFQIDPSFLERAQDYSRCLKQRNRLLKNGCSQAELDSWTEELVRTGARIRQDRYLYLAGLRPLLEEAYLNLTGNKERANLLYPAGNDDEQALCETLKRRLERDSERERQLRQTLSGPHRDDFDFMVNGLSLRLYGSQGQQRSFMLAFKTAQIMDLEAKLGEAPVLLLDDMTGELDRQRQGFFFRFLLGRRGQVFVTTTDIQPLLNEGLDHARFFRVVGGSLETE, from the coding sequence ATGCTGCTAAGCAGAGTGGCCTGGCGGGACTTTCGAAACATCGGTCAGGCCACTATCGAGCCTGACCCGGGATTGAATGTGCTCTGGGGAGACAATGCCCAGGGAAAAACCAATCTTCTGGAGGGAATCCACCTTCTTGGAAATCTTAAAAGTTTTCGGCAAGGGCCCAACGAGGCGATAGTTCGCCACGGATCCGAGCGGGCCACGGTCGGGGCGGAACTCAGCTTTCGCGGGGTACAACGCTCCATCGATCTCACTATCGACGGACGGGGCAAGACCACCCGGGTCGACCGCAAAACGGTTCGCACAGCGAAAGATTTTCTCGGGGTCCTTAAAACGGTGCTTTTTTCCCCGGAGGAGGTTAATCTCGTCAAGGGGTATCCTGGAGGTCGCAGGTCCCTGGTCGATCGGGCTGTTTTTCAGATCGATCCGTCCTTTCTTGAAAGGGCTCAGGATTACAGCCGCTGCCTGAAGCAGCGCAACCGGCTTCTCAAAAACGGGTGTTCCCAGGCAGAGCTCGATTCCTGGACCGAGGAACTTGTACGGACCGGGGCCCGCATCCGGCAGGACCGCTACCTTTACCTGGCCGGATTGAGACCTTTGCTGGAGGAAGCCTATCTCAATCTGACCGGCAACAAGGAAAGAGCCAACCTGCTCTATCCCGCCGGAAACGACGACGAGCAGGCGCTTTGTGAAACGTTAAAGCGCAGACTGGAGCGGGATTCGGAACGGGAGCGTCAGCTGCGTCAGACCCTGAGCGGTCCTCACCGGGACGATTTCGATTTTATGGTAAATGGCTTGTCCTTGCGGCTGTACGGTTCCCAGGGGCAGCAGAGATCTTTCATGCTGGCTTTTAAAACCGCCCAGATCATGGACCTGGAGGCCAAACTTGGTGAAGCTCCGGTCTTGCTGCTGGACGACATGACCGGCGAACTCGACCGGCAGCGTCAGGGATTTTTCTTTCGATTCCTGCTCGGCCGCCGGGGACAGGTGTTCGTCACTACCACCGATATCCAGCCTTTGTTGAACGAGGGACTCGATCATGCCCGGTTTTTCCGGGTGGTGGGCGGCTCCCTTGAGACAGAATGA
- a CDS encoding tetratricopeptide repeat protein encodes MEIKRLKKQLLREERKRRRRGSKSFRLWAIGLSLLLVLALGGLAFYLLSLDEIRAGRFARAEEQLRQGRYEEATKSFRDLYDSAPDFHLAPMALFQSGETLNLFLKRYPEALLTYLLVVRDYPDTDLAREAQRQAAEIYKYRLQDYGRAVVGYQKLLDRGAPEGDRIQYEIADAYFRLNNFEQARIEFDSLLKDYPDSSLVAEVQYRIAVTLSLEGALDSALEAFGRVVGNWPDSPYALEARFGMAAVLEEKEELSRALQILEALRGRYSNAEALATKIDQVRERIRKKKKAI; translated from the coding sequence ATGGAGATCAAGAGGCTGAAGAAGCAGCTGCTCAGGGAGGAACGGAAGAGGCGCCGGAGGGGCTCTAAGAGCTTCCGCCTGTGGGCCATCGGCCTTTCCCTGCTGCTGGTTCTGGCTCTCGGCGGCCTGGCCTTTTATCTCCTCAGCCTCGACGAGATCCGCGCCGGGCGCTTTGCCCGGGCCGAGGAGCAGCTTCGGCAGGGGCGGTACGAAGAGGCGACGAAGAGCTTTCGCGACCTCTACGACAGCGCCCCGGATTTTCACCTGGCTCCCATGGCCCTGTTTCAGAGCGGCGAGACCCTCAATCTCTTCCTGAAGCGCTACCCGGAGGCCCTGCTGACCTACCTGCTGGTGGTCCGGGACTACCCGGATACCGATCTGGCCCGAGAGGCCCAGAGGCAGGCGGCGGAAATCTACAAGTACCGCCTTCAGGATTACGGCCGGGCCGTGGTGGGCTACCAGAAGCTGCTCGACCGCGGGGCCCCTGAGGGGGACCGCATCCAGTACGAAATCGCTGACGCCTATTTCCGGCTCAACAACTTCGAGCAGGCGCGCATCGAGTTCGACAGCCTGCTCAAGGACTACCCCGACAGCTCCCTGGTGGCCGAGGTGCAGTACCGCATCGCCGTCACCCTCTCCCTGGAGGGGGCCCTCGATTCGGCCCTGGAGGCTTTCGGGCGGGTGGTGGGCAACTGGCCGGACAGCCCCTACGCCCTGGAGGCCCGCTTCGGCATGGCCGCGGTGCTCGAGGAGAAGGAAGAGCTGAGCCGGGCACTCCAGATCCTGGAGGCGTTGCGGGGAAGGTATTCCAACGCCGAGGCTCTGGCCACCAAGATCGACCAGGTCCGGGAGCGCATCCGCAAGAAGAAGAAGGCCATCTAA
- the dnaN gene encoding DNA polymerase III subunit beta — translation MQFKIEKEVFLKGLGRVQGIVEKRNTIPILSNVLIEAGEGEIYLTATDLEVGMRASFPATVTTPGKVTVSAKKIYEIIKELPEKEISFTAKENCWIEIRCGKALFNIVGLSADEFPYFPQPEKELFIRMESPLLKEIIDKTAFSMSTDEKKYNLNGIYFRLQDEEENRVLSLVATDGHRLALIRKKMEAIAIPELQKGVIFPRKGILELKKIAEEGDSDVQIGFMENNAIVKKDQTIVVMRLVDGEFPDFNRVIPQNNDISLLIPRDPFLHALRRMSILTSDKSRGVKVAFKAGLLEISSSNPEFGDSREDLEIDYSGQELSIGFNARYLIDILQSLEEDKIKLNVKDNLSPGLVTPSEGDDFLAVVMPMRL, via the coding sequence ATGCAATTTAAAATCGAAAAAGAGGTTTTTCTCAAGGGGCTGGGCCGCGTTCAGGGAATCGTCGAAAAACGCAATACCATCCCCATCCTCTCCAACGTCCTTATCGAAGCCGGCGAGGGAGAAATTTACCTGACCGCTACAGACCTGGAAGTCGGCATGCGTGCCTCTTTTCCGGCTACGGTCACCACTCCGGGAAAAGTGACCGTTTCGGCGAAAAAGATCTACGAGATCATCAAAGAACTTCCCGAGAAGGAAATATCCTTTACCGCCAAGGAGAACTGCTGGATCGAAATCCGTTGCGGCAAAGCCCTTTTCAACATCGTCGGGCTTTCTGCCGACGAATTCCCCTATTTTCCTCAACCGGAAAAAGAGCTTTTCATCCGGATGGAAAGCCCTCTTCTGAAAGAAATAATCGACAAGACCGCTTTCTCCATGTCGACAGACGAAAAAAAATACAACCTCAACGGCATCTATTTTCGTCTTCAGGATGAAGAGGAAAACCGGGTTCTTTCCCTGGTGGCCACCGACGGCCACCGCCTGGCCCTGATTCGGAAAAAAATGGAGGCCATTGCCATTCCGGAACTCCAGAAGGGCGTCATCTTTCCCCGCAAGGGCATTCTCGAGCTGAAAAAAATAGCCGAGGAGGGGGACAGCGACGTACAGATCGGTTTCATGGAAAACAACGCTATCGTCAAGAAGGACCAGACGATCGTTGTCATGCGCCTTGTTGACGGAGAGTTTCCCGACTTCAACCGGGTCATTCCCCAGAATAACGACATTTCTCTGCTCATTCCCCGGGACCCTTTTCTTCACGCTCTGCGCCGCATGTCGATTCTCACCAGCGATAAATCACGGGGTGTCAAGGTCGCCTTCAAGGCGGGACTCCTTGAAATTTCCTCCTCCAATCCGGAATTCGGTGATTCCCGGGAAGACCTTGAAATCGATTATTCGGGGCAGGAACTCTCTATCGGTTTTAACGCTCGTTACCTGATCGATATTTTGCAGTCCCTCGAAGAAGACAAAATCAAGTTGAACGTCAAGGACAATTTGTCGCCCGGCCTGGTAACTCCCTCGGAAGGAGACGATTTTCTGGCTGTGGTCATGCCGATGCGATTGTAG
- a CDS encoding NAD(P)H-dependent glycerol-3-phosphate dehydrogenase gives MNIGVIGAGSWGTTLADLLARKGYPVSLWAFEPELAEGMERSRENDLYLPGFTLAENLSVTSDLAGAVSGKEMLVLVSPSQVMRRVMEGAASHIGPDTLIVSASKGIENDTLLPMSDVLEAVLPEGLSGQLAFLSGPSFAREVAAGMPTAVVAASSDAGVARRVQEAFNTDCFRVYTGDDVVGVELGGALKNVVALAAGVCDGLGFGYNSRAALITRGLAEMTRLGVAMGARPETFAGLAGMGDLVLTCTGDLSRNRTVGMELGRGRKLDDILAGMQMVAEGVKTTLSAYQLARKLGVEVPITEQMYSILYEDKDPRQAVSDLMLRRLKSEGE, from the coding sequence ATGAATATCGGCGTCATCGGTGCCGGCAGCTGGGGGACGACCCTGGCCGACCTGCTGGCCAGAAAAGGCTACCCCGTTTCCCTCTGGGCCTTCGAGCCGGAGCTGGCCGAGGGCATGGAGCGCAGCCGGGAGAACGACCTTTATCTGCCCGGCTTCACCCTGGCGGAGAACCTCTCGGTCACCTCGGATCTGGCCGGGGCGGTCTCCGGCAAAGAGATGCTGGTGCTGGTCTCCCCTTCCCAGGTCATGCGCCGGGTGATGGAAGGGGCCGCCTCCCACATCGGCCCGGACACCCTGATCGTGTCGGCTTCCAAGGGGATCGAGAACGACACCCTGCTCCCCATGTCCGACGTCCTCGAAGCGGTTCTGCCCGAAGGCCTGTCGGGACAACTCGCCTTTCTCTCCGGGCCGTCCTTCGCCCGGGAGGTGGCCGCCGGCATGCCCACCGCGGTGGTCGCCGCCTCCTCCGACGCCGGCGTCGCCCGGAGGGTTCAGGAGGCCTTCAACACCGACTGTTTCCGGGTCTACACCGGCGACGACGTGGTCGGGGTGGAGCTCGGGGGGGCTCTCAAGAACGTTGTCGCCCTGGCCGCCGGGGTTTGCGACGGACTCGGTTTCGGCTACAATAGCCGGGCGGCCCTGATCACCCGGGGACTGGCGGAGATGACCCGCCTCGGCGTGGCCATGGGGGCCCGGCCCGAGACCTTCGCCGGACTGGCCGGCATGGGAGACCTCGTGCTGACCTGCACGGGCGATCTGTCCCGGAACCGGACCGTGGGGATGGAGCTGGGGCGGGGCCGCAAGCTCGACGATATCCTGGCCGGGATGCAGATGGTGGCCGAGGGGGTCAAGACCACCCTGTCGGCCTACCAGCTCGCCCGCAAGCTCGGGGTCGAGGTTCCCATCACCGAACAGATGTACTCCATTCTTTACGAGGACAAGGACCCCCGCCAGGCGGTCAGTGACCTGATGCTGCGCCGGCTCAAATCTGAGGGCGAATAG
- the yidC gene encoding membrane protein insertase YidC, translating into MENKNTIIALVLMLAVWVGFSVLFPAEKPQAPLAPAQEQRAAVETEAVAAPVNPVASPVGFEDAGAVHPERELVVETDHYLAIFTSSGARLKSLALVGFRASADTDSPPISLIDAPSLDSATLRTAGTEGFSLSSEANYALSSAETQIRLSGQDSRQVVFSTVTPGGLKAEKIYTFYGDRFQIDLQVRMTNGTGQILSGGVALSMVQPWEESLKGSHYDFVGPATLVGEEIHTDDVEDLEEDGAVSYGKDLVWTGFETKYFMSAAVPLGDGAQGVRIQKTADAVENILETPRRTLQAGEVGSFEYLIYFGPRDVAILKEVGHQLALAIDFGFFGVIARPLHTVLKFFYSFFGNYGVSIILLTVIIKMLFWPLTQKSYTSMKEMQKLQPQMQKIREKFKNDRDRLNREIMGLYKEHRVNPLGGCLPMLIQIPVFFALYKVLLGTIELRHAPFALWITDLSVKDPYYITPIIMGATMFIQQKMTPSSMDPTQAKMFMLMPVVFTFLFLNFPAGLVLYWLVNNLLTIAQQVMIHRKA; encoded by the coding sequence ATGGAAAATAAGAATACAATCATCGCCCTTGTTCTCATGCTGGCCGTATGGGTCGGCTTTTCCGTTCTCTTTCCTGCAGAAAAGCCCCAGGCACCACTTGCCCCAGCCCAGGAGCAGCGCGCCGCCGTTGAAACGGAGGCGGTTGCGGCACCGGTCAATCCCGTCGCCTCTCCGGTCGGCTTTGAAGACGCCGGAGCAGTCCACCCGGAGCGGGAACTGGTCGTGGAGACCGATCACTACCTGGCCATCTTCACCAGTAGCGGCGCTCGCCTGAAGAGCCTTGCCCTGGTCGGTTTTCGTGCCAGCGCTGATACCGACTCACCCCCTATCAGCCTGATCGACGCACCCTCCCTCGACAGCGCTACCCTGCGCACCGCGGGGACCGAGGGATTTTCTCTCTCTTCAGAGGCCAATTATGCCTTGTCCTCGGCTGAGACCCAGATTCGTCTTTCCGGGCAGGACAGCCGTCAGGTTGTCTTTTCCACTGTCACACCGGGCGGTTTGAAGGCGGAGAAGATCTACACCTTTTACGGTGATCGTTTCCAGATTGACCTGCAGGTGCGGATGACCAACGGCACCGGGCAGATCCTGAGCGGAGGGGTGGCTCTTTCCATGGTGCAGCCTTGGGAGGAATCCCTCAAGGGTTCCCACTACGACTTCGTCGGCCCCGCGACCCTGGTCGGCGAGGAGATCCACACCGACGATGTCGAGGATCTCGAGGAGGACGGGGCCGTCTCCTACGGAAAAGATCTGGTCTGGACCGGTTTTGAAACCAAGTATTTCATGAGCGCGGCCGTTCCACTGGGCGATGGGGCCCAGGGAGTGCGCATCCAGAAAACAGCCGATGCCGTCGAAAATATTTTGGAAACTCCCCGGCGCACCCTGCAGGCGGGAGAGGTCGGGTCCTTCGAGTACCTGATCTACTTCGGGCCCCGGGACGTGGCAATCCTCAAAGAGGTGGGTCACCAATTGGCTCTGGCCATAGATTTCGGTTTCTTCGGAGTCATCGCACGGCCCCTGCATACCGTCCTCAAATTCTTCTATTCCTTTTTCGGCAACTACGGGGTTTCCATTATCCTGCTGACCGTGATCATCAAGATGCTCTTCTGGCCCCTGACCCAGAAGAGCTACACCTCGATGAAGGAAATGCAGAAACTGCAGCCCCAGATGCAGAAGATCAGGGAAAAATTCAAGAATGACCGGGATAGGCTCAACCGTGAGATCATGGGTCTATACAAAGAACACCGGGTCAACCCTCTCGGCGGGTGTCTTCCCATGCTGATTCAGATCCCCGTCTTTTTTGCCCTCTACAAGGTTTTGCTGGGGACGATAGAACTGCGCCACGCTCCTTTTGCACTCTGGATCACTGACCTCTCGGTCAAGGACCCCTACTACATCACTCCCATCATCATGGGGGCGACCATGTTCATCCAGCAGAAGATGACACCCAGCAGCATGGACCCCACCCAGGCCAAGATGTTCATGCTCATGCCGGTCGTCTTTACTTTTCTGTTTCTCAATTTTCCCGCAGGTTTGGTTCTTTACTGGCTGGTCAACAACCTGCTCACTATCGCCCAGCAGGTGATGATTCACCGCAAGGCCTGA
- the yidD gene encoding membrane protein insertion efficiency factor YidD, translating into MLKRFILGLIHFYQRFLSPLTLPNCRFYPSCSSYALQAIGKYGVTKGSWLTLRRLGRCHPFHPGGYDPVK; encoded by the coding sequence ATGCTCAAAAGATTTATCCTAGGCCTCATTCATTTCTACCAGCGCTTCCTCTCCCCTCTGACGCTGCCGAACTGCCGTTTTTATCCATCCTGTTCCTCTTACGCTTTGCAGGCTATTGGCAAGTACGGAGTTACTAAAGGGTCATGGCTTACCCTGCGGCGGCTCGGTCGCTGCCATCCCTTTCATCCGGGGGGGTATGATCCTGTCAAGTGA
- the dnaA gene encoding chromosomal replication initiator protein DnaA → MNRLWRETLVHLEQTMSPQNFTTWIKPIRFVGVEKDLVRLEVPNRFVLDWIRENYSLVIRETLSQTGAVSYRIQIDITPHSQAATSDGDEEKSPARPSLNENKEILTQTWNGAYNLNEKYTFESLVSGSSNQFAFAAAMAVANNPATTYNPLFIYGGVGLGKTHLINAVGNAILKKNPRMRVCYYTSEKFMNELINSLRYAKMDEFRNKFRSMDVLLIDDVQFIAGKERTQEEFFHTFNALYESHKQIVVTSDKFPKEMPGLEERLRSRFEWGLIADIQAPDVETKQAILKMKAEQNSIHLPEEVTLFLANSVSSNVRELEGYLIRIGAYASLTSTPVSLEMAKNVLKDILVEKNREISIDDIQKTVASHFNIKVSDLRSSKRLKALVLPRQIAMYISRQLTSCSYPEIGNRFGGKDHSTIIHAIKKIENNMKEDFQLRSTINTLKNSMSQ, encoded by the coding sequence ATGAACAGACTCTGGCGCGAAACATTGGTTCACCTGGAACAGACCATGAGTCCCCAGAACTTTACCACCTGGATCAAGCCGATCCGTTTCGTCGGCGTTGAAAAGGATCTGGTCCGGCTGGAGGTACCCAACCGTTTTGTCCTGGACTGGATCAGGGAAAACTACAGCCTCGTCATCCGGGAAACCCTTTCCCAGACCGGGGCCGTCTCTTACCGCATCCAGATTGACATCACCCCCCATTCCCAGGCAGCGACCTCCGATGGCGATGAAGAAAAGTCACCTGCCCGCCCCTCCCTCAACGAAAACAAAGAAATTCTGACCCAAACGTGGAACGGGGCCTACAATCTCAACGAAAAATATACATTCGAGTCCTTGGTATCCGGATCGTCCAATCAGTTTGCCTTCGCCGCAGCCATGGCGGTGGCCAATAACCCGGCCACCACATACAATCCCCTTTTCATATACGGAGGGGTCGGTCTCGGCAAGACCCACCTCATCAACGCCGTAGGCAATGCCATTCTCAAGAAAAACCCACGCATGAGGGTCTGTTACTACACCTCCGAGAAGTTCATGAATGAACTGATCAACTCCTTGCGCTACGCCAAGATGGACGAGTTCCGAAACAAGTTCCGGTCCATGGACGTTCTGCTTATCGACGATGTCCAATTCATCGCCGGCAAGGAACGCACCCAGGAGGAGTTTTTTCACACCTTCAACGCTCTTTACGAATCCCACAAGCAGATCGTCGTGACTTCGGACAAGTTTCCCAAGGAAATGCCCGGTCTCGAAGAGCGGCTTCGATCACGTTTCGAATGGGGCTTGATTGCCGACATCCAGGCCCCCGACGTCGAGACGAAACAGGCCATCCTCAAAATGAAGGCTGAGCAGAACAGCATTCATCTTCCCGAGGAAGTGACCCTGTTCCTCGCCAATTCAGTCAGCAGCAACGTTCGCGAACTGGAAGGCTACCTTATCCGTATCGGTGCTTACGCGAGCCTGACCTCGACTCCTGTCTCTTTAGAGATGGCCAAAAACGTGCTCAAGGATATCCTGGTAGAAAAAAACCGGGAAATTTCAATAGATGACATCCAGAAAACTGTCGCCTCGCACTTCAATATCAAGGTATCTGATCTGCGCTCCTCGAAGAGGCTCAAAGCCCTGGTTCTTCCCCGCCAGATCGCGATGTACATTTCACGGCAGCTGACTTCATGCTCCTACCCGGAGATCGGCAACCGCTTCGGTGGCAAGGACCATTCCACGATCATTCACGCCATAAAAAAAATAGAAAACAACATGAAAGAGGATTTTCAACTTCGCTCGACCATTAATACCCTTAAAAATTCCATGTCCCAATAA
- the gyrB gene encoding DNA topoisomerase (ATP-hydrolyzing) subunit B produces the protein MTQKNVSEYGAESIKVLEGLSAVRKRPAMYIGSTAVQGLHHLVYEVVDNSIDEALAGHCDEVKVIIHVDNSVTVVDNGRGIPVDMHPTQKKPAAEVVMTVLHAGGKFDSDSYKVSGGLHGVGISVVNALSSRLEMEIRRDGKIYRQNYERGVPTGELVQDGTTKRRGTRILFWPDPDIFETTEFSFETLSQRIRELAFLNAGVKINIVDERTDKSHEFHYEGGIVSFVEYINRAKNSLHPKPIFFSGSKEGVDIEIAIQYNDAYDEKIFAFANNINTHEGGTHLVGFKSALTRTMNSYATANNLLKNVKTSISGDDLREGMAAVISVKVPDPQFEGQTKTKLGNSEIKGYVETLMNEKLAEYLEENPAVARKILEKGIDAARAREAARKARDLTRRKGALDGLALPGKLADCQEKDPALCELYLVEGDSAGGSAKQGRERRYQAILPLKGKILNVEKARFDKMITSNEIRTLITAMGTSIGKDDFDLSKLRYHRIIIMTDADVDGSHIRTLLLTFFFRQMPELVERGHLYIAQPPLYKVKRGKKELYLKDEDALREYLLDEGVEGMTVKMEKSGKVLRGKQIIPTLRNILEYNEHFGKMVHKGINPEVLKVFVHGKLQNGFADLVDLEPLAAKLRQVAPDVEFQVFNDPPRILYNNGSLRSYIDHKVLESLSMYEYKLLLQSYKQVEEICLSENALISKEGQEETVVSDRQELLDYFFARAKKGQYIQRYKGLGEMNQEQLWETTMDPEKRVLLQVKVEDTYEAEQIFTVLMGDQVEPRREFIETNALNVSNLDV, from the coding sequence ATGACCCAGAAGAATGTCAGCGAATACGGCGCGGAAAGCATCAAGGTTCTCGAAGGGCTCTCCGCTGTCCGCAAGCGTCCGGCCATGTACATCGGCTCCACTGCGGTGCAGGGCCTGCATCACCTGGTCTACGAGGTGGTCGACAACTCCATCGACGAAGCGCTTGCCGGCCATTGCGACGAGGTCAAGGTCATCATCCATGTCGACAATTCGGTCACCGTGGTCGACAACGGCCGCGGCATACCCGTCGATATGCACCCGACCCAGAAGAAGCCGGCCGCAGAAGTTGTCATGACCGTACTGCATGCCGGCGGAAAATTCGACAGCGACAGCTACAAGGTCTCCGGCGGCCTGCACGGCGTCGGCATCTCGGTGGTCAACGCCCTGTCGAGTCGACTGGAAATGGAGATCCGCCGGGACGGCAAGATTTACCGGCAGAATTACGAACGCGGCGTACCGACCGGCGAGCTGGTACAGGACGGCACGACTAAACGGCGCGGCACCCGCATCCTGTTCTGGCCCGATCCTGATATTTTCGAAACAACCGAATTTTCCTTCGAAACCTTGTCACAGCGGATCCGCGAACTGGCTTTTCTCAATGCCGGGGTCAAAATAAACATTGTCGATGAGCGGACCGACAAGAGCCATGAGTTCCATTACGAGGGAGGCATTGTCTCGTTCGTCGAATACATCAACCGGGCCAAGAACTCTCTGCATCCCAAGCCGATCTTCTTCAGCGGCTCCAAAGAAGGCGTCGATATCGAAATAGCCATCCAGTACAACGATGCCTACGACGAGAAAATATTCGCCTTCGCCAACAACATCAATACTCACGAGGGCGGCACCCACCTGGTCGGTTTCAAGTCGGCGCTGACGCGCACCATGAACTCCTATGCCACGGCCAACAACCTGCTGAAGAACGTCAAGACATCGATCTCCGGCGACGACCTGCGCGAGGGAATGGCGGCGGTCATCTCGGTCAAGGTTCCCGATCCGCAGTTCGAGGGCCAGACCAAGACCAAACTCGGCAATTCCGAGATCAAGGGATATGTCGAGACCCTGATGAACGAGAAACTGGCGGAATACCTCGAGGAAAACCCGGCTGTGGCACGCAAGATCCTGGAGAAGGGGATCGACGCCGCCCGGGCCCGCGAGGCCGCTCGCAAGGCCCGCGATCTGACCCGCCGCAAAGGCGCCCTCGATGGGCTGGCCCTGCCTGGCAAGCTGGCCGATTGCCAGGAGAAGGACCCGGCGTTGTGCGAACTCTACCTGGTCGAGGGCGACTCGGCCGGCGGCAGCGCCAAACAAGGACGCGAACGGCGCTATCAGGCGATTCTGCCCCTCAAGGGGAAGATCCTCAATGTCGAGAAGGCGCGTTTCGACAAGATGATCACCTCCAACGAAATACGCACCCTGATCACGGCGATGGGCACCAGCATCGGTAAAGATGATTTCGACCTGAGCAAGCTGCGCTACCATCGCATCATCATCATGACCGACGCCGACGTCGACGGTTCGCATATCCGGACCCTGCTGTTGACCTTCTTCTTCCGGCAGATGCCGGAACTGGTCGAACGCGGTCATCTTTATATCGCCCAGCCGCCGCTTTACAAGGTCAAGCGCGGCAAGAAGGAGCTCTACCTGAAGGACGAGGACGCTCTGCGCGAATACCTGCTCGACGAAGGCGTCGAGGGGATGACCGTGAAGATGGAGAAGAGCGGCAAGGTGCTTCGAGGCAAGCAGATCATCCCGACTTTGCGCAACATCCTCGAGTACAACGAGCATTTCGGCAAGATGGTGCACAAGGGAATCAACCCCGAGGTTCTCAAGGTCTTCGTGCATGGAAAGTTGCAGAACGGTTTTGCCGACCTGGTCGATCTCGAACCGCTGGCCGCAAAGTTGCGCCAAGTCGCTCCGGACGTCGAGTTCCAGGTGTTCAATGATCCCCCGAGAATCCTCTACAACAACGGCAGCCTGCGCTCCTACATCGACCATAAGGTGCTCGAGAGCCTGTCGATGTACGAGTACAAGTTGCTGCTGCAGTCCTACAAGCAAGTCGAGGAAATCTGCCTGAGCGAGAATGCGCTGATAAGCAAGGAAGGGCAGGAGGAAACGGTGGTAAGCGACCGCCAGGAGCTGCTCGACTACTTCTTCGCCCGGGCCAAGAAGGGTCAGTACATCCAGCGTTACAAGGGGCTGGGCGAGATGAATCAGGAGCAGCTTTGGGAGACCACCATGGACCCGGAAAAACGGGTGCTGCTTCAGGTCAAGGTCGAGGACACCTACGAGGCGGAACAGATCTTCACCGTGCTGATGGGAGACCAGGTCGAGCCGCGGCGTGAATTCATTGAAACCAACGCCCTGAACGTATCGAATCTGGATGTTTAA